In Anopheles gambiae chromosome 2, idAnoGambNW_F1_1, whole genome shotgun sequence, a single window of DNA contains:
- the LOC133392086 gene encoding putative uncharacterized protein DDB_G0283051 encodes LTELIVTSHNISSNISNSTSHSHSHSHSHSHSHSHSHSHIHSHSHSHSNSNSNRNSNTNTNINSNSNSNSNSNSNSNSNSNSNSNSNSNSNSNSNSNSNSNSNSNSNSNSNSNSNSNSNSNSNSNSNSNNSNNLSSNINSSNINSNSNNLSSNSISICNSPYNSLSNINKNNLRLGEIVQSHVLI; translated from the coding sequence TTAACGGAGCTAATTGTTACATCccacaacatcagcagcaacatcagcaacagcaccagccacagccacagccacagccacagccacagccacagccacagccacagccacagccacatccacagccacagccacagccacagcaacagcaacagcaaccgcaacagcaacaccaacaccaacatcaacagcaacagcaacagcaacagcaacagcaacagcaacagcaacagcaacagcaacagcaacagcaacagcaacagcaacagcaacagcaacagcaacagcaacagcaacagcaacagcaacagcaacagcaacagcaacagcaacagcaacagcaacagcaacagcaacagcaacagcaacagcaacagcaacagcaacaacagcaacaacctcagcagcaacatcaacagcagcaacatcaacagcaacagcaacaacctcagcagcaacagcatcagcataTGCAACAGCCCCTACAACAGCCtcagcaacatcaacaaaaacaatcttCGCTTGGGCGAAATCGTCCAATCGCATGTTCTAATTTGA